A single region of the Streptomyces sp. ITFR-16 genome encodes:
- a CDS encoding beta-ketoacyl synthase N-terminal-like domain-containing protein, which translates to MGGIAVVGIDCAFPGAAGVRAYWDLLMGGRAGIGPVPGQRWEARDFPAVGDSGGFLDDADVFDSDFFSVTPREAAAMDPHHRLLLPCAWRALEDSGRAPGALAGTETGVFIGVMGGEWGRLTMSDLARVTPLLGAGSSAGMAANRISYHFDFTGPSLAVDTACSSSLVAVHLAANSLLAGECDTALAGGVNIVLSPSLGLVYGQLGLAAADGRCKPFSADADGIGRSDGVGLVVLRRLDDALADGQRIYAVLRGSAVSQDGRSNGMIAPNRWSQERVLKSAYRRAGVTPDRVAFVEAHGTGTVLGDAIECAALGSVHGVPRESPCAIGSVKGNLGHTEGAAGIAGFIKTALALHHRIVPASLFADRENSRLRLGERGLRLLKSAARLPRGENLAGVSSFGMGGTNAHAVLASAPRTTSAASARTRDDAGAVGVFTVSADTPEALRRNLAAQADVLAARPKGGAAALCWSSNRVKTGLPHRFAVTARDTGELVAELRRAVTLRTPVSPEAAAPTDRPWGRPVVAFLFTGQGSEFPGMTAGLYRESPLYRRHLDAADAALAVHLGSSVREMILGGEDPARRPEAVQPALFAVGCALAGTLTSLGVTPAAVLGHSLGEYAAAVTAGALGLDEAAGLVVRRARLTAALPFGGGMFTAAAGADELAPVLAAEPEVVAAALNGPADTVLSGPLDALARVGKELAGLGIRTRELASAHAFHSPLMSPAAAGLRAAPVRWAPPALPVASARYGRMLRDEPLDAGYWAGQIEEPVLFDTAMGALVRDIAPTHLIEIGPQPQLTQLAVRGGRVGGAELLHPAPGPEGTGRELAEVVAALHRCGLDPHWDELYAPQDRRTEPLGPYVFSTAQRYWDRPPTPPVTAPAAAEASPVPEAPEVPVVRDVPAPGTGDPVLLAVVEAVTEVGGYPTERVVREARFHEDLGFDSVMIMQLKNRVEARLPRVGEVSVQQLLPALRSVGSLAEFLDGVIMARSA; encoded by the coding sequence ATGGGCGGCATCGCCGTCGTCGGGATCGACTGTGCGTTTCCCGGAGCGGCGGGCGTGCGGGCGTACTGGGACCTGCTGATGGGCGGCCGGGCCGGCATCGGCCCCGTGCCCGGACAGCGCTGGGAGGCGCGGGACTTCCCGGCCGTCGGCGACAGCGGCGGTTTCCTCGACGACGCCGATGTCTTCGACAGCGACTTCTTCTCCGTCACCCCGCGCGAGGCCGCGGCGATGGACCCGCACCACCGGCTGCTGCTGCCCTGCGCCTGGCGGGCCCTGGAGGACTCCGGCCGGGCGCCCGGGGCCCTCGCGGGCACCGAGACCGGGGTGTTCATCGGGGTGATGGGCGGCGAGTGGGGCCGACTGACCATGAGCGACCTGGCCAGGGTCACCCCGCTGCTCGGCGCCGGCAGCAGCGCCGGCATGGCCGCCAACCGGATCTCGTACCACTTCGACTTCACCGGGCCGAGCCTCGCCGTCGACACCGCCTGCTCCTCCTCGCTGGTCGCCGTGCACCTCGCGGCCAACTCGCTGCTCGCCGGGGAGTGCGACACCGCGCTGGCCGGCGGGGTCAACATCGTGCTGTCGCCGTCGCTGGGCCTGGTCTACGGACAGCTCGGCCTCGCCGCCGCCGACGGCCGCTGCAAACCGTTCAGCGCGGACGCCGACGGGATCGGCCGCAGCGACGGCGTCGGCCTGGTGGTGCTGCGCCGCCTGGACGACGCGCTCGCGGACGGTCAGCGGATCTACGCCGTGCTGCGCGGCAGCGCCGTCAGCCAGGACGGCCGCAGCAACGGGATGATCGCGCCCAACCGCTGGTCGCAGGAGCGCGTCCTGAAGTCGGCCTACCGGCGCGCCGGTGTCACCCCCGACCGGGTCGCCTTCGTGGAGGCCCACGGGACGGGGACCGTGCTCGGGGACGCCATCGAGTGCGCGGCCCTCGGCTCGGTGCACGGCGTCCCGCGCGAGAGCCCCTGCGCGATCGGCTCCGTCAAGGGCAACCTGGGCCACACCGAGGGCGCGGCCGGCATCGCCGGGTTCATCAAGACCGCGCTGGCCCTGCACCACCGCATCGTCCCCGCGAGCCTCTTCGCCGACCGGGAGAACTCCCGGCTGCGGCTGGGCGAGCGCGGTCTGCGGCTGCTGAAGTCGGCCGCCCGGCTGCCGCGCGGCGAGAACCTCGCGGGGGTCAGCAGCTTCGGCATGGGCGGGACGAACGCGCACGCCGTCCTCGCCAGCGCCCCCCGGACCACTTCGGCCGCCTCCGCCCGGACCCGTGACGACGCCGGGGCCGTCGGGGTGTTCACGGTCAGCGCCGACACCCCCGAGGCGCTGCGCCGCAACCTCGCCGCGCAGGCCGACGTCCTCGCCGCCCGGCCCAAGGGCGGGGCGGCCGCGCTGTGCTGGAGCAGCAACCGGGTCAAGACCGGTCTGCCGCACCGGTTCGCGGTCACCGCGCGCGACACCGGCGAGCTGGTGGCGGAGCTGCGCCGGGCGGTCACGCTGCGGACGCCCGTGTCACCGGAGGCGGCGGCGCCCACCGACCGCCCCTGGGGCCGGCCCGTGGTGGCATTCCTCTTCACCGGGCAGGGCAGCGAGTTCCCCGGCATGACGGCGGGGCTGTACCGCGAGTCCCCTCTCTACCGGCGCCACCTCGACGCGGCGGACGCGGCGCTCGCCGTGCATCTCGGCTCCTCCGTGCGGGAGATGATCCTCGGCGGCGAGGACCCGGCGCGGCGGCCCGAGGCCGTTCAGCCGGCGCTGTTCGCCGTCGGCTGCGCGCTGGCCGGGACCCTGACGTCGCTGGGCGTCACCCCGGCCGCCGTGCTCGGCCACAGCCTGGGCGAGTACGCCGCCGCCGTCACCGCCGGCGCCCTCGGCCTGGACGAGGCGGCCGGGCTGGTGGTCCGGCGCGCCCGGCTGACGGCCGCGCTGCCCTTCGGGGGCGGCATGTTCACCGCCGCCGCCGGGGCCGACGAGCTGGCCCCGGTCCTGGCGGCGGAGCCGGAGGTGGTGGCCGCCGCACTCAACGGGCCCGCGGACACCGTGCTCTCCGGACCGCTGGACGCGCTGGCCCGGGTCGGCAAGGAGCTGGCCGGGCTCGGCATCCGTACCCGTGAACTGGCCTCGGCCCACGCCTTCCACTCGCCCCTGATGTCCCCGGCCGCCGCCGGGCTGCGCGCCGCCCCCGTGCGGTGGGCGCCGCCCGCGCTGCCGGTGGCCTCCGCCCGGTACGGCCGGATGCTGCGCGACGAGCCCCTGGACGCCGGCTACTGGGCCGGCCAGATCGAGGAACCCGTGCTGTTCGACACCGCGATGGGGGCGCTCGTCCGTGACATCGCACCCACGCATCTGATCGAGATCGGGCCGCAGCCCCAGCTCACACAGCTCGCCGTGCGCGGCGGGCGCGTGGGCGGCGCCGAACTCCTGCATCCGGCGCCGGGCCCCGAGGGCACCGGCCGGGAGCTGGCCGAGGTGGTCGCCGCCCTGCACCGCTGCGGACTCGACCCGCACTGGGACGAGCTGTACGCACCGCAGGACCGGCGGACGGAACCGCTCGGTCCGTACGTCTTCTCGACCGCCCAGCGCTACTGGGACCGGCCCCCGACGCCCCCGGTCACGGCGCCGGCGGCGGCCGAGGCCTCCCCGGTCCCCGAAGCGCCCGAGGTCCCCGTCGTACGCGACGTGCCCGCCCCCGGCACGGGCGACCCGGTGCTGCTCGCCGTGGTCGAGGCCGTCACCGAGGTCGGCGGCTATCCCACGGAGCGGGTGGTGCGCGAGGCCCGCTTCCACGAGGACCTCGGTTTCGACTCCGTGATGATCATGCAGCTCAAGAACCGTGTGGAGGCCCGGCTTCCGCGCGTCGGCGAGGTGTCGGTCCAGCAGCTGCTGCCCGCGCTGCGGTCGGTCGGCTCCCTCGCCGAGTTCCTCGACGGCGTCATCATGGCGAGGTCGGCATGA
- a CDS encoding acyl carrier protein, whose amino-acid sequence MTIPTGRHAVAADTAKADGVYAWLSARLSLYLRRAPETIDPTVPLAEYGMDSVAALSLCGDLEEEFGLEVEPTLLWDFPTVASLVRHLTAVLPDAPAGTTADPAPAQGRH is encoded by the coding sequence ATGACCATTCCCACCGGCCGGCACGCCGTGGCCGCCGACACCGCGAAGGCCGACGGCGTGTACGCATGGCTGTCGGCCCGCCTCTCGCTCTATCTGCGACGGGCGCCCGAGACCATCGACCCCACCGTGCCGCTCGCCGAGTACGGCATGGACTCGGTGGCCGCGCTCAGCCTGTGCGGGGACCTGGAGGAGGAGTTCGGCCTGGAGGTCGAGCCGACCCTGCTGTGGGACTTCCCGACGGTCGCGAGCCTCGTGCGCCATCTGACGGCCGTACTGCCGGACGCGCCCGCGGGCACCACCGCGGACCCGGCCCCCGCGCAGGGCCGGCACTGA
- a CDS encoding acyl-CoA dehydrogenase: MVTTLLGERPEATAGARRRESAVRARVAELEALLGDPSDPANPAGYTALLQADRAAVPFAEGEALLDAFGIVDEYVPRSLGGRLDAMDTLVRVMRPVMRRDVGLAIGHGMTTFMAASDVWAAGSTRQRNWLAGLLRAGGKAAIAQHETAHSNDYVRSQVTARRGGDGYLISGGKPMVNNLERAGALVLFCRTDPAPGSRSHSVLLLEPGQLTDARAAVTARRTPVGLRGCRFAGVEFDDCPVPASALLGPEGSGIETALRSFQISRTVIAATAVAALDTSLRTAVRIDREQSGGWQGRGTDGSRTGAALTNAFVSLLLYDALAVVATRALHLLPAETSVYSAALKYLMPRVLSETMYDLSIVLGSDFYTREGTLGIFQKHVRDVPVLSLGHAGTVACQATVIPQMPRLARRSWFVEDEAPAGLFRLDGDVPPLRTERLALACGRDALSASMLGVAARIDGHGPVERALRTLAGLLVEEFRDVRGRVLRLEAAGPATGAQPARFALMDRYTLLLAGAAVLGVWDQARYGSDPFLADPSWAAAALHRICLRLGTRVTDLPAECETRIRHEVQLRFSTRTSYDLYSTPIPG; encoded by the coding sequence GTGGTGACGACCCTGCTCGGCGAGCGGCCGGAGGCCACCGCCGGCGCACGGCGGCGCGAGAGTGCCGTCCGGGCCCGGGTGGCGGAGCTGGAGGCGCTGCTCGGCGACCCGTCGGACCCGGCCAACCCGGCCGGCTACACCGCGCTGCTCCAGGCCGACCGGGCGGCGGTGCCCTTCGCCGAGGGCGAGGCGCTGCTCGACGCGTTCGGGATCGTCGACGAGTACGTGCCCCGGTCGCTGGGCGGCCGGCTCGACGCGATGGACACCCTGGTCAGGGTCATGCGCCCGGTCATGCGCCGGGACGTGGGCCTGGCCATCGGGCACGGCATGACCACGTTCATGGCCGCATCCGACGTCTGGGCGGCGGGCAGCACCCGGCAGCGGAACTGGCTGGCCGGGCTGTTGCGCGCGGGCGGCAAGGCGGCCATCGCCCAGCACGAGACCGCGCACAGCAACGACTACGTACGCAGCCAGGTCACCGCGCGCCGCGGCGGCGACGGCTATCTGATCAGCGGCGGCAAGCCGATGGTCAACAACCTCGAACGGGCCGGCGCGCTCGTCCTGTTCTGCCGTACGGACCCGGCGCCCGGCAGCCGCAGCCACTCCGTGCTGCTGCTGGAGCCCGGACAGCTCACGGACGCCCGCGCCGCCGTCACCGCCCGCCGGACGCCGGTCGGGCTGCGCGGCTGCCGGTTCGCCGGGGTGGAGTTCGACGACTGTCCGGTGCCCGCCTCCGCGCTGCTGGGCCCCGAGGGCAGCGGCATCGAGACCGCGCTGCGCTCCTTCCAGATCAGCCGGACCGTGATCGCCGCGACCGCCGTCGCCGCCCTCGACACCAGCCTGCGCACCGCCGTCCGCATCGACCGGGAGCAGTCCGGCGGCTGGCAGGGCCGGGGGACCGACGGCAGCCGCACCGGCGCGGCCCTCACCAACGCCTTCGTCAGCCTGCTGCTCTACGACGCGCTCGCGGTCGTCGCCACCCGCGCCCTGCACCTGCTGCCCGCCGAGACGAGCGTCTACTCGGCGGCGCTCAAGTACCTGATGCCGCGCGTCCTGAGCGAGACCATGTACGACCTGTCCATCGTGCTCGGCTCGGACTTCTACACCCGCGAGGGCACCCTCGGTATCTTCCAGAAGCACGTCAGGGACGTGCCCGTGCTCAGCCTCGGCCATGCCGGGACCGTCGCCTGCCAGGCCACTGTCATCCCGCAGATGCCCCGGCTCGCCCGGCGCTCCTGGTTCGTCGAGGACGAGGCGCCCGCCGGTCTCTTCCGGCTGGACGGGGACGTGCCGCCGCTGCGCACCGAGCGCCTCGCGCTGGCCTGCGGACGGGACGCGCTGAGCGCCTCGATGCTCGGGGTCGCCGCACGGATCGACGGCCACGGCCCCGTGGAGCGCGCCCTGCGCACGCTGGCGGGGCTGCTCGTCGAGGAGTTCCGCGATGTGCGGGGCCGGGTGCTCCGGCTGGAGGCGGCGGGCCCGGCCACCGGCGCGCAGCCCGCGCGGTTCGCCCTGATGGACCGCTACACCCTGCTGCTCGCCGGGGCCGCCGTGCTCGGTGTGTGGGACCAGGCCCGCTACGGCTCCGACCCGTTCCTGGCCGACCCGTCCTGGGCGGCCGCCGCGCTGCACCGCATCTGCCTGCGGCTCGGCACCCGCGTCACCGACCTCCCGGCGGAGTGCGAGACCCGCATCCGGCACGAGGTCCAGCTCCGCTTCTCCACCCGGACCAGCTACGACCTCTACTCGACCCCGATTCCGGGTTGA
- a CDS encoding fatty acyl-AMP ligase: MPRMSDARFATFTELLRARTAELADEDVHIFLRDTAGGVVAEHLTYGELDREARRIAACLQGYGAAGRPVLLAYSSTVEFLKAFAGCLYAGAVAVPVPLPGEAGRDKRLNRTTAVLKDTGAEVVLTETSAAPEVALWLARNSGTNAECLATDVAEIGDADGWQPVAARPDDLVFLQYTSGSVSEPRGVTVSHRNLLANQAGLRTLLGTTREDVFGSWLPYFHDMGLVAHLLHPVFLGSHSVQVTPLSFVKRPLRWLRAIDEYGVTVGGGPNFCYDLCVHRVKDDQIASLDLSRWRLALNGAEPVRAESLDAFAERFAPAGFRPEALRPCYGLAEATLVVSGGTPGTPYTRKVFDRTELEHDRVAGAVTEARHQTLVGCGAPVDMEVRIVDPLTHHELAPGAVGEIWLRGYSVARGYWRRPTETVRTFRASLNDEESNFLRTGDLGMLVDGELFVTGRLKEVIIINGRNVYPQDVEWAARTVSPALTFGAGAAFSVDAGREHLVLVQEVRGVGSTELRTVAQKIQALIGQEFEIPAGNVLLVRPGTVRRTSSGKVQRTLMRKLFLDGVVRGEYEVLTPDVWALARAEDVLFGGDLLRPEGADGGRRW; the protein is encoded by the coding sequence GGAGTCGTGGCCGAGCACCTCACCTACGGAGAGCTCGACCGGGAGGCGAGACGCATCGCCGCCTGCCTCCAGGGGTACGGGGCGGCCGGTCGGCCCGTGCTGCTCGCCTACTCCTCGACGGTGGAGTTCCTCAAGGCCTTCGCCGGCTGCCTGTACGCGGGGGCCGTCGCGGTCCCCGTACCGCTGCCGGGCGAGGCCGGCCGCGACAAGCGGCTCAACCGCACCACCGCGGTCCTCAAGGACACCGGCGCCGAGGTGGTGCTCACCGAGACCTCCGCCGCGCCCGAGGTCGCGCTGTGGCTCGCCCGCAACTCCGGTACGAACGCCGAGTGCCTGGCCACCGATGTCGCGGAGATCGGTGACGCCGACGGCTGGCAGCCCGTCGCGGCCCGCCCCGACGACCTCGTCTTCCTCCAGTACACCTCCGGCTCGGTCTCCGAACCGCGCGGGGTGACGGTCTCGCACCGCAACCTCCTCGCCAACCAGGCCGGCCTGCGCACGCTGCTGGGCACCACCCGCGAGGACGTCTTCGGCAGCTGGCTGCCCTACTTCCACGACATGGGCCTGGTCGCCCACTTGCTGCACCCGGTCTTCCTCGGCAGCCACAGCGTGCAGGTCACCCCGCTGTCCTTCGTCAAGCGCCCGCTGCGCTGGCTGCGGGCCATCGACGAGTACGGCGTCACCGTCGGCGGCGGCCCCAACTTCTGCTACGACCTGTGCGTGCACCGGGTCAAGGACGACCAGATCGCCTCGCTCGACCTGTCCCGCTGGCGCCTCGCCCTCAACGGCGCCGAGCCGGTGCGCGCCGAGAGCCTGGACGCCTTCGCCGAGCGGTTCGCCCCCGCCGGGTTCCGCCCCGAGGCCCTGCGCCCCTGCTACGGGCTGGCCGAGGCCACCCTGGTCGTCTCCGGCGGCACCCCCGGCACCCCGTACACGCGCAAGGTCTTCGACAGGACGGAGCTGGAGCACGACCGGGTCGCCGGAGCCGTCACGGAGGCGCGCCACCAGACCCTCGTGGGCTGCGGCGCCCCCGTGGACATGGAGGTGCGCATCGTCGACCCGCTGACCCACCACGAGCTGGCGCCCGGCGCCGTCGGTGAGATCTGGCTGCGCGGCTACAGCGTGGCGCGCGGCTACTGGCGGCGCCCGACCGAGACCGTACGGACCTTCCGCGCCAGCCTCAACGACGAGGAGAGCAACTTCCTGCGCACCGGCGACCTGGGCATGCTGGTGGACGGGGAGCTGTTCGTCACCGGGCGGCTCAAGGAAGTCATCATCATCAACGGCCGCAACGTCTACCCGCAGGACGTCGAGTGGGCCGCGCGCACCGTCAGCCCCGCCCTGACCTTCGGCGCGGGCGCCGCGTTCTCTGTGGACGCCGGGCGCGAGCACCTGGTCCTGGTCCAGGAGGTGCGCGGGGTCGGCAGCACCGAGCTGCGGACGGTCGCCCAGAAGATCCAGGCCCTGATCGGCCAGGAGTTCGAGATCCCGGCGGGCAACGTCCTGCTGGTGCGCCCCGGCACCGTCCGCCGCACCAGCAGCGGCAAGGTCCAGCGCACCCTGATGCGCAAGCTCTTCCTCGACGGTGTGGTGCGCGGCGAGTACGAGGTGCTCACCCCCGACGTATGGGCGCTGGCCCGTGCCGAGGACGTGCTGTTCGGAGGCGACCTGCTGCGGCCGGAAGGAGCCGACGGAGGAAGGCGGTGGTGA